One genomic segment of Acetonema longum DSM 6540 includes these proteins:
- the rplB gene encoding 50S ribosomal protein L2 produces the protein MAVKSFKPYAPGRRFMTVASFSEITTDKPEPSLVERLIQRGGRNNQGRMTVRHQGGGHKRLYRVIDFKRNKDNVPAKVATIEYDPNRSARIALLHYVDGEKRYILAPLGLNVGDTVVSGPDSDIKVGNALPLKNIPVGTMVHNVEMKIGKGGQLVRSAGVGAQLMAKEGDHALLRLPSGELRKVHVLCRATVGQIGNLEHENITIGKAGRSRWMGIRPANRGVVMNPVDHPHGGGEGRSPVGRKHPVTPWGKHAMGAKTRAKKASDKLIVKRRK, from the coding sequence ATGGCAGTTAAATCCTTCAAGCCTTATGCTCCAGGCAGACGGTTTATGACAGTGGCCAGTTTTTCGGAAATTACCACTGACAAACCTGAACCTTCATTGGTAGAACGCCTGATTCAGCGGGGCGGCCGTAACAACCAAGGCCGTATGACCGTGAGACATCAGGGCGGCGGGCATAAACGCTTATATAGAGTTATTGATTTCAAACGCAATAAAGACAATGTTCCGGCAAAAGTCGCGACCATTGAATACGATCCTAACCGTTCGGCGCGAATCGCGCTTCTTCATTACGTTGATGGCGAAAAACGCTACATTCTGGCGCCGTTGGGGCTGAATGTAGGCGATACTGTAGTCAGCGGTCCGGATTCTGACATTAAAGTCGGCAACGCGCTTCCGCTTAAAAACATTCCGGTAGGCACCATGGTGCACAACGTGGAAATGAAAATCGGCAAAGGCGGTCAATTGGTTCGTTCGGCTGGCGTCGGCGCCCAACTGATGGCTAAAGAAGGAGATCACGCACTGCTGCGTCTTCCGTCCGGTGAACTGAGAAAAGTCCATGTATTGTGCCGGGCGACTGTCGGTCAGATCGGCAACCTGGAACATGAAAACATCACGATCGGCAAAGCAGGCCGTTCCCGCTGGATGGGCATTCGCCCGGCTAACCGCGGTGTAGTCATGAACCCGGTAGATCATCCGCACGGCGGCGGCGAAGGCCGCTCACCGGTCGGGCGCAAACATCCGGTTACTCCCTGGGGTAAACACGCCATGGGCGCTAAAACCCGTGCGAAAAAGGCTTCTGATAAGCTGATCGTTAAGAGACGTAAATAA
- the rplD gene encoding 50S ribosomal protein L4, whose amino-acid sequence MPKVAVYNVAGQKTGEMELNENVFGIQFNEAVVHQALVMQLASRRQGTAATKTRAQVRGGGKKPWKQKGTGRARAGSIRSPLWVGGGTVFGPQPRSYSFRMPRKVRRLAIKSALSAKVAEGELLVVDGIGFDQPKTKQVIDLLKNFNAADNKALIITAEENENVEKSSRNIEGVKAITSMGLNVFDLLHHDKILITKDAVTRIEEVLA is encoded by the coding sequence ATGCCAAAAGTAGCAGTATATAATGTCGCCGGGCAAAAAACCGGTGAAATGGAATTAAATGAGAATGTGTTTGGCATTCAATTCAATGAAGCTGTGGTTCATCAGGCATTGGTGATGCAGTTGGCCAGCCGGCGTCAAGGTACGGCAGCCACAAAAACCAGAGCCCAGGTCCGCGGCGGCGGCAAAAAACCCTGGAAGCAAAAAGGCACCGGCCGGGCTCGCGCCGGCAGTATCCGTTCTCCCCTATGGGTCGGCGGTGGTACTGTATTCGGACCTCAGCCCCGGAGCTATTCCTTCCGTATGCCCCGCAAGGTGCGCCGTTTGGCTATTAAATCGGCATTGTCGGCAAAAGTGGCTGAAGGCGAGTTGCTGGTAGTAGACGGGATTGGTTTCGATCAACCCAAAACCAAGCAGGTTATCGATCTGCTGAAAAATTTCAATGCAGCGGATAACAAGGCGCTGATCATCACTGCAGAGGAAAACGAAAACGTGGAAAAATCCTCGCGCAATATCGAAGGGGTTAAGGCCATCACCTCGATGGGACTGAATGTGTTTGATCTCTTGCATCACGATAAGATCCTGATCACGAAAGACGCAGTTACCCGTATAGAGGAGGTGCTGGCGTAA
- the rpsS gene encoding 30S ribosomal protein S19: MSRSIKKGPYVHESLLKKIDAMNAKNEKKVVKSWSRSSTILPGFVGHTIAIHDGRKHVPVYVTEDMVGHKLGEFAPTRTFKGHGGHTERSTSLK; the protein is encoded by the coding sequence GTGTCCAGATCGATAAAAAAAGGACCATACGTTCATGAAAGCCTGCTCAAAAAGATTGATGCCATGAACGCCAAGAACGAAAAGAAAGTGGTCAAGTCCTGGTCGCGCAGTTCCACCATTCTGCCCGGATTCGTCGGCCACACTATTGCCATTCACGATGGCCGCAAGCATGTGCCTGTGTATGTGACTGAGGATATGGTAGGGCACAAACTGGGTGAATTTGCACCGACCCGTACGTTTAAAGGTCATGGCGGTCATACCGAAAGATCAACTTCTTTGAAGTAA
- the rplW gene encoding 50S ribosomal protein L23, protein MENPRDVLIRPLVTEKTTAMMQDNKYTFVVPLKANKVEIRQAVEQVFKVKVLNVNTIRVMGKTKRMGRTQGKRSDYKKAIVKLAEGQRIEFFEGV, encoded by the coding sequence ATGGAAAATCCGCGCGACGTACTGATTCGGCCTCTGGTTACGGAAAAAACCACCGCAATGATGCAGGACAACAAATATACCTTTGTTGTGCCGCTCAAAGCCAACAAAGTGGAGATCCGCCAGGCGGTTGAACAAGTGTTTAAAGTCAAAGTTTTAAACGTCAACACCATCCGGGTCATGGGCAAAACCAAGCGGATGGGACGGACTCAGGGCAAGCGTTCGGATTATAAAAAGGCCATCGTAAAACTGGCCGAAGGTCAGAGAATTGAATTCTTCGAGGGCGTATAA
- the rplV gene encoding 50S ribosomal protein L22, producing MEAKAIAKYVRIAPRKVRIVMDLIRGKNVGEAFAILKYTPKVASEVIEKVLKSAVANAEHNYDLNADNLYVSAAYVDQGPTMKRIHPRSRGQAFKILKRSSHVTVVVKER from the coding sequence ATGGAAGCTAAAGCAATTGCAAAATATGTACGCATTGCGCCGCGTAAGGTCCGCATCGTTATGGACCTGATCCGTGGCAAAAATGTCGGCGAAGCTTTCGCTATTTTAAAATACACCCCGAAAGTGGCGTCTGAAGTCATCGAAAAAGTGCTCAAATCGGCGGTTGCCAATGCCGAGCACAATTATGACCTGAATGCCGACAACCTGTACGTCTCTGCCGCTTATGTGGATCAGGGACCGACCATGAAACGGATTCATCCGCGTTCACGGGGACAGGCGTTCAAGATTTTAAAGCGCAGCAGTCACGTAACGGTGGTTGTGAAAGAAAGATAA